The window CACAACCTTCAAAACAGAGATGAAACGAGTACTCGAGAACGCATGCAGCAATACCCAGAAACACAAAAGCGTAGAGTTTCAGAACATAATCGCATCCACATCCAAATGGACTCCATTTTACTTTCCTCTTTATGACATTTGTTCTCCCATGGTTACCAGTCAATCACCTCGACCACTTCAAAGTTATTTGCCAAGTggtatgcatgtgtgtttgaGTAACATGAACATCGTTCGCCTGGGCTTCTatgaagatggggggggggggggggaatgagagCTAAGAAACGTCCTGGGCTGCCAACGTTACCTCATCAATGTGCAGGGATGTTCCAGAGAGTATTCAGGTAGATGCTTGTTCAATTTATACATATATCGTTGGCCTAGAACCAGAAGGGCGTTATAACAATTTTGAAGGGTAatgagttattggtatcatgcTGTAGAGCTTGATCTCTTCATTATGGTGCCGATTTCAAATTAGTTTCATTTTcggtaaaatgttaaaaatcaaaaccacaCGGGCACTGTTTTCCCCGATATATATGgaacaatgcttataaatctCCCCACTTCTCATTAAGttaactttttatttcatgaaaatggattATTTCGAATTTAGTCATGCTAAAACTCTTAGAACGCAATAGCGCCCTTTTGATTCTAAGCTGACGACATCTCAATATTCAAACCTAATTTCTGAATCAAAGAGGTTCTTCAAATCATACTTTTGTCAATACATCTAGAGATATCGAGGAGAATCAAGAAGACTTGGCAGCTCTATAACactgttttcacattttcttgtcAACTAGACCGTCATGCCCACACAATACGGTGATTGGAAGTAGTGCACCCAAGAAGATCCTCGCAAAAGCTAGAGGATGAACTGTTCTAGATTAATCCTTTCCGGTCCACCAGCCTAAACTCACAATGGCTTGTGTACATAGTTATGTTGACGATGGGAAGAGAAGAGTTAACTGAAAGATTTTAGACTTAGCAACATTGGCAGATACAAGCTTGTGTATACTCAATGAGGCCCAACTTGGGAATTGTGGATGAACAGTTAATCTGAACAACTAAGTCACATTCATGTATGATATCCCTTGAGGGAGAAAAGGTAACCGaatgagttggggggggggggggggtggagtggGGTTTAGCAACATCCATTCTTTTAACTAGCTTTACAAACAGTTTAATCACTCAACATGCTGGTCTAGGTGTTAACTTCTCTAACCTTCTTCAAATAGAAGCATTAAGTGTAACCTAACATCAACCCattcccattaaaaaaaaaaatacaaaaaagagaagaaaaacataTATCTATGCTTATCCCACATGATGTAAAGTTACCAAATCTGGCATATGATTAAGCTCATGAAAAATCAGAAACATTAAAATTGCAAACATCTAGGAGCATATGTGCCTTCCTACACACTTTCATTTGCTTGAAATCAGAGACCTGTCAGAGAATGATGTCATTTCAAAGGTCCTATATCGCTCGATGAACGTTTGCACACTTTAAGACTTGCAAATCCATATGTGACTTGCAATATCCATAACGCTGATGACTTCAAGATAGCACCGGAGGCATCAACGGAATGCTTTACATAGACACTTGATGCTATTTAAGATGAGGCATCTATAGAGTTGTACAAGGACACTTAGTGAAGTATAAAACCTGCAACATATTAACTACCTTTGATAGTAtcctttcatatttcttgtttcttgCTTCATTTGAAGACTATTCTACATGATTCATTgacaataaaaaggaaaaaaatatcaatgatatgtGAATGCCATTCGATGGCAAAGTTGCATTCATTTGCTTCTTCTCTTTGATACAGTGGTATCTTGTTTCAATTCCAAAAGTTTCTAATGATGACAATGGCTTAGTATCTAGAATACTCTAGCGATCATCTTTTACCATCCATCACATCAGACAATTTCCAAAATAGTGCACCTATGTGTAACATGTCACACATTAAGGATAAAATCAAAACTTCCAAtacatttttcttccaaaatgtgcagtgaaataaagagCATAGCAAAAGTGATGGAACAGTGACAAGATCAACAAATTTTTTACAGGATCTACATAAACTACACATACATATGAAGAACACCTCTgcttcaacaaaaaaagaaaaagaggaaaaaaaaacacagaaataaaatataattcatttgagaaatgaagttaGGAAATTTATGACAGGAAAACCATCTGGAAACTAGAAAGTGCAGATAATGATTATGTTTCAGcacataaaaattgcacaaataaaTGCAATTCATTTGATTGTCCCCTTCAATTTGACCCATCAAACAAAGTTTGAGAGCAAACCAACACGCCACCTCAAATACTTTCACTTGGCATTGGATGACTTCGAGCTATTGACAAACTCCAAGCGAAAATGTTGCAGTACTTCTGAAGAAACGATTAGGTATACTCGGTGAGATGCTGGTTGGTGGCGCACACACGCCGCTCGCACATGGTACTGTAGAAATGAGATGTATCGCGCAAGTGGTCATAGATTATCAGACGTGGTATAAAAGGTACCAAGATATTAGTTCGTCTTCTACaaaattctttcaaaaaatTGCTATTTCAAGACGACGAAATGTCTGcgtcttcttctttgttttaccAAAGGAAAGAAGAACTTGGCATGATGGACAAATTTCGAAAACCTAAGGCAAAAGTTCATGACATCTGGGCTTCGTGATGCATCCTGATTAGTTCTGAGCGCCTCCTTTCTGTCTCTGGGTCTGTGGCAATCGACTGCATCTTTGAATACTTGGCACGAGCATTTTTGAACCAGACATAGACCACTCGATTGTTGTACTTGGGCTGGTGGCGGCGCCACTCGCTGGAGTTCAGTTCCTGGACATAGCGTTCAATGGTTTGCCGGTCGGGCCGCGGGTCGATGGCAAACCATGATTGAAGTTTGGGCACCTCAAAGGTTGGGTCAATGGTGAAGCGCTTGCGGGGAATGCGCGCCGTGGGCGTCTGCGAGGTGGTCGTTTGCGGCGACTTGGCCTGCTTCGGGGAGGACTCTGACTGCGATTTGTGCGATTGGGGCGTTGACGTCCTGTGCTGCGATGCCGACGAAGTAGTCAGGGAGAGAGGAGTTGGTTTGGGAACGGACAGTGCTCCGTTGTGGTAGTCTATCCTCCCCGTGGGGCAATCCTTCTGCATCAGCTCCACCGCCTGCAGGTACTGGGAGTGGGCTATGGCGTTGACGGGCAGCCCATGTGCCGCTGCGGCCATTTCGGGGGTTAACGAGATTCCAAAACCTGACGCGATCTTCCGCAAGTCTGGCACCTGGAGGGCAGCCTCAGGCTGCTGGTAGCCATTTGGTAGCCGACTTGGGACGATCAGACCATTGCTGACAATACTGACAGGCTGGAGGTGTGGCTTGGCCTGCATGTGCAACAATGAGGGCAGTATGACAGGCTTGGGGACAGCCGCTTCCACGCGGCTCTCGCTGCGTTCCGAGTCCTCTGCCTCCACTATGGGCTCCTGCTTCAGTTGGAGAGGTCTCACAGGACTCTTTGCGGGGCTCCGTGCGGGACTTCTCGCGGGGCTCTTTGATGCATTCCTGGACGGTCCCTTGGTGGGTGGTCCCCGTtccctttccttctctctctcctccacctcctcctcatcctcctcatcctcatcctcttTTTCCACAAccatttcttcttccttctcatcATCCCTCTCTTTGTCTTCATCCACCACCAGTTCCTCCGGTGATCGCATGGATGCGTATGTCATGTCTTCATGCATCTGGGCAATGGCACTGGAGCGGAGCAGGTGCCGGTACTTCACTCGGGCATTTTTGAACCAGATCATGATGGACGAGTACTGCAGGGGGGTGCCATTCTGGCGGAAGTCCGACGAGTTCAGCTCTGCCAGGTACACCTCCATCTCGGCGCGGCTCGGGCGGGGGTTCTGGCGGTACCAGCGCAAGAGGCGCGGGAGCTCCGTGCGCGGGTTGAAGAGGGTGCGGGGGCGCCGCCAGTGCCTGGAGCTGATGCGAGGCAGCGTGGCGCTGTCCACCTTGTCTGCTGGCAACATGGTGTTATCCGTCAGACCGTTGTAGATGTTGTACCACTGGTAGAAAGCTTGGATCTTCTCTATGGTCAACTGTTTGGTGTACTTGCCCTGCAGGATCTGCGAAACAGTAACCTGTGCATGACAAACCAAAAGAATTTAAGGATCGGATTAAGATAGCTATATAATAAATCAGAATGCTGGTGAATAAtatctcttatgaaatgtgggtAAATGGTAGCTAACCAGTAAAGTCTTGTATGATATGATAACAGCAACTTGTTGGAATGCAACATGTTTGCAGAGTGTTTGTTATCATGGAAAACTGCTTGTTGAACTGATTGTTGAACTGATTGTTCCTTCTTTATTGGATACAATAAGGCAAAAACAATCTTTATAAAAATGATTCTCCACAAGTGCAAAAATACAACTTGATAAAACtgacacatacacgcacaaatacacacacacacactatcaattgtaaacacacattcacaaacacacacacacacacacacacagacatagaAAAAGTATCAAAtgttaatcattcatccaaacTAGTTATTCCAACTGGAGTCTTTGTGAGCAAAAAAATGCAATGCATGTTCAGAGTCTACCAACATTACCCTAGGATCTACACCCACCAAATACACATAGAGGTTCAGAACATGACGGAAGAATCAAGCAGATTATCTGCAAATTTTTTTAGAACAAAATTTTTCAAACTGCCCCTATAAGAAAGTTATCATCTGTGATAAAGCACCGAAAGTTATGACCATTCAAATGTCAATTAATCACCTAATACAGTGTCTTTGGGGTTCCTTAAAATAACCGTTCTAGTCATGTGATTGTGATGTTTGCAGCGCATGTGTCACACACTTCCCACAACCGGGATAACATCCGTTACTTTCATCAGAGCTTGTCGCATTCTTCATGAGTCAAACATTAATGTACTGCACTACATATTTTGCAGGCATTTAGGATTTTGCGCTTTGGAATCTATGCAAGACACTTTTGTAAGCAGCTAGATTCGCAATCAAGGACTCTAGCAGCTGAATGAGAAATTGGTCTTATGCCTTTGTAGGAAGTATATTCACTGATCTCCAACCTTACAGAAAATATACACAAGCCTCTGTGCTTTGGGAGGTGACGTCTTCTCAATTTCAGAAATATTGGTGGCattacaaaatgttgaaaaaaaaaactactacgAAATGTATATGTGAACGCTTCCTACTCAGTTCTTGGAGAGGAAGGGTCCACTCTGCAAATGAAAACATCCATCATTGGTAAAAAAGCACACAAGTGCAAGCTTGAACACATGTATCTAGACCCCCCAAATTTCTATTTTTGCTTCTATTGTTGCGTAGAGTGGCATAGTGTTAAGTCAACATACCATCCCTATCTTTAACAttttaatatgattttgtttttgctgaagTCCCATAGctttatttcactttgttttcagtttggggtttgtttgtttgtttgaattcttttaaagaaatgttACTTAATCTTTGTCTTCTTGACTTTACATGGTACTGCTCGCTTACTCAAAGGAGCAACATTCTGTTTGTAAAAACGCGAAGTACAACTTTGTATGCATATTTGCATCGGCCTGCGCTTTTCGTCACCACATTTACCTTCAAGAGCTCTCTAAATCTGCAGGAACATCTCCCCAGGATCGTTAacaaaaaggggggaaaaaggcaaaaaaaaaagtttacctAGAGACCCCGGCTTTCAACAGAGAGGAAACAATGATTCACGTCAAACGTCCAAGTAATTGACACATCCCAGCTCGGCAAAGCAATCCATCCACGTCGTATTGCCAATTTGGTGACTCACGACGCTATCAGAATAGGCAGTGGTTCTCCACAGATCGGCAAAAGCACGCCACTTTTCCCTCATTCTCGTTCTGCTTCTCGTCCACCGCAAACGTCTAAATTTAGATCAATCAAACCTAATCCGGATTTTTCCCCCCTCCCTCTTTATTTTTACGACTCTAAGCCTGTCATTTCAGCTTCAATTGGGATGCCATATACAGCATCCCATGTTCTTTGTCTTGTATGTATTTGCATTCAATTCACCCTTCTTATTTTTCCGTACCAAGGACGATGGTAAGACAATATCTCTAAAACATAGATGctacttatgaatattcatgaaccATGACATCATGTGTTCAAAAGCGAACCTCATAAAACCGTATAACAGCTCCCGCCTCTGGTAGTTATTCTTAaaaatctaaaatctaaaatctTAGAATCAATATTTTGCTCTGCAGAATGTTTTGTAACTTCTTAGTGTGTCATAATAGCAGTTCTTTAATGTAAGATATTAGATAACGTGACATTATCACTCATTCCACCAAACTCTTCACAACGCCCTGGCTACTCTGCTCTACTATAAactcaaccccctccccccccccccccccaaaaaaaaaaaaaatgcatgggtGGGACTATTACTAGAATGCTTGCAAGATATTTGGGAAAATCCCTCTCTGACTACACTATAGACAAGACAGAAATCTTGTAtacatacgtgtacatacaGACTACAGAAATATGATTATCACATCAATGTTGAAATATATGAGCATTATAGTAGATTAATTCAAGTGCTTTCGTGGTGTATCTTTTTTTTCGTATCAACGGATtagttattgtcattattatattgGTTTATCATAGCTTCCATTGATGGCAACCTCTAAGAAATTTTCACAACACATTGCTTTAAGAAAAAAGTCAACATCTTAAGTTAATATTCACCTATGCCAGCGGAACCCAAAGTGGGAAAACACCTTTTTtttagatttgtttgtttgttgttgttgttgttgttttttttttgggggggggggtggattaagacttcatgatattcttcattcttcattcattcattcattcattcattcattcattcatttatttatttttccattcattcatttatttattcttaaGACAGACAGATATTTAATGGCAGGATACACACTAAAAATCATATTCTGTCACTAATGGCCACTAGCCAAACATACATTTTCTATTCAACATTATGaggtctttgtaaaaaaaaaaaatgataataatatcatttgcttgtgtgtgtgggtatacagtgtatgtgtttccCTGCCTGTGTGCACCTTAGTGTTTACATAACACACCATGGTTTCATATACAGATCAGACATACACGcagagatacacacacacacacacacacacacacacatacacactgatTGCCTAGAAAGAGATCTTTATCTTCTTTCCTTATATAGTacatcatacacacaaacacacacacacacacacacacacacacacacacacacacacacacacacacacacacacaacatgctgggaaaaatgAGCAGAACAAGTGCAATGTAATCAAATAATCCTTCCTCAAATCTGTAGAGAATCACAAGGCAAGCTCACACACAGGTAACGCCTGGACTGCCCTACTGGCTGCTACGACAATggcccaagaaaaaaaaaaaaaatgcattatgatATTGGGTCTATGCGTCGGTCATGGCCATCCATTTTTTCTCACAGTGGTCATTGTGACACTGCACAGCTTTGCCACAGCCAATTGAAATGGACACTAGCTACACTTTTGTAGTATCGAAGGTCTTGATCGTGTGGTTGCTGAAagcagcaaacaaaacaaagaagaagaagaagaagcagaaaaatacGATGGACCAAGCCTCTAATGCATAAAGAAGTGAACGTTTGCCCACTTGCGTGACAAACAGGTGGTTTAGGCGAGATTTTTCAAAGCCTTCATTACTATCGGGGTGTTACAACTCACTCCCCCACTTGCCCCCGACAAGTACAAGTCACTGTTGGGCAGGCGGATTAAATGGATACCAGTCTGTCTAAAAGTATTAAGGCGCTTGCCTAAATGCCTACTTGGAAAACGACAGAAATATCTTCTGTAATGCCCATATATGCATAGAGTTACAGGAAAGCTAAGAGGAAAACGAAGATATTGGGGTTGATAAATCTAAGTGTTCTACACAGGATGAAGTAAACAACAAGTATCATAAGAGGGTTTGGACATTTTTGCCACAAGAAGGCCTGAAAACCAGTTTCTGCCAAAATCTGGAGGGGGCAATCTGAAGGACTGTCACTGAATTGTTGATGATTTTTCAAAAGGTTTATGTGTTTGCCTATCATGATCCATATACCTGGAAATTCAATGAGAAAATTTTTTaccataatcatcataatcattaccatcatcaccaccaccaccactagtcaccatcatcaccaccaccaccatcaccactaggaccaccatcattatcatcaagaccaccaccaccatcatcatcatcaccattactaccaccaccaccaacaccacacagcttcaccaccatcatcatcactactaccatcatcacaatcatcaccaccatcaccactaccAACACCACCAACACCATCACCACCCCTAgcaccatcatcaccactaaAAACACCAGAACCACCGATATTAGCACTACTCAACACCagaaccattatcatcatcaccatcaataccatcatcataaccatcaccattattattttcatcatcatcatcatcagcagcagcagcagcagcagcagcagaggTATCATCTGTGGTAGAATGGGACACCAGGAGGAGAGGTACAAACGTGGATACCACTCACCTGTGAGAATGGGCATCCATGGCTGACCAGCAGGGTGGGGCCTCTTTTCTCCAGGATTTGCAGGAGCTTGACCCGCAGTTCGTGGGCTGGGTGGGCGCGGCCCGCACTTCGCCCGTCCCCCGTTTTCATGCGCCGTGCCATCATGCCGAACGGAAGGTCCAGGCCCCGCCGTAGGAGGGAGTTGATGCTGGCTGAGGAGCTCCTACCGGTGGGAGCGGAGTGTTTGGGCGTCGCCGTGTCACTGGGGGAAAGCAGAGAACTCCGCCATCTTGATCATTTCAACCAAAGGAAGTGAGCGTATATTGTCTCTCTCCTCACACGCACTGACAACCACACCCATAATCATCTTATGCAGCACCTTTGCCAGTTTTCAAAAAGTCACTATATGAGAGCAAGACAATGCTaccacgcaaaaaaaaaaaatctttcctcTCCTATTTCATCCATATCATAAATAAAGGTTACAAGAATCATGCCATTTGGtttactttgtctttttttgttgttgtaacaaCAGTGGATACATAGCTGTATCCCATACAACATACTTTCAGCTTAGTAGTCAGTTGTGGGATTTACACTATTACATGAAATACAATGTTAAGTTCTTTCAGTTTCTCTTAATAAAATTCTTCTGGATTCATACAATGTAGTCCTACCAACAAATTGCACTATGGTGTAACAAGGgaatgccaagaaaaaaaaaaagagtgttttAGCAGCACAAGCAAATAATTGTTGCATTGTATAATCCACACTTACAAAATAGgaagaagatggaaaaaaaacatCACGATTGCATTAACCACTATCTCACAAGCTGCTGAATACCAAAGATGACATATTCAATGGGAACTAAAGAGCTGGCGTCCTTTTCAGCTACTAAACCATCAAGTCCACCAGGAAGACATATTCACTAGAAAACTCTCCCCAACTCTCCCGGAAAAAACACAATTCCTCTCACTAGTGGAGAGGCAGACATCACACGCTAATCCGCTATGAACTCTAGCATTTCCTAATCTTCTTACACACTGCCGATGCAGTGGGGGGAGTTGGCGAGATGGAAAAACAACAATGGAACAACCAAAGTGTTCACCGCGCAACTCGCGATAGGCATCGCGCCTTTTTCGTTCTCTTGTAACGGATCGCAGGAATGAAAAGACATCCCCAAAAAGTGGATGCACTCCCATCACACCTATACAGCCTAAAAattgacagcaagaatggtcGCATTTAGCTGCATTTCTCATTGCTGTTTCAGGGTATGGTAGAGAAGGCAAGAAGCAAATACGCTTGTAGAGACAATGCCCTTCGACTTGCACCATCCTAATCCATGGACAAGCCAGCACAAGGAGCTAAGTAGTAGCATCAAGGTGCTTCCATTCAATACTCCCCATCCTCAAAAGGATAGACTTCTGGAGGCTTACTGTAAAACTCTAGAGATTTCACACATATCAGTATAAGTGACTGAGAGCTGTATAATTTGAGTCAAATGAGCAGGTTGCAGAAATacccattttgaaatttcacttacGTACTTGACCTTCATTGCATGGAAAGAACTTACAAGACTAGAATGTTTTTGTGATTCCATTCCCCATCAACCTTCAGATCTCACACAAATACTTCCCTCCCCCTTCATCTTTAAGGAAACACATGAGCACAAAAAGAGAATGTAAATCTGTCAGAGCCTTGAGAGAAGACTAATTACATGACGTGTATAAAGCATTTGAGGCAattcagaaaaatgaaaataaaacgtAGATGACTTGATATTTGCTTTGATTCAGCAAAGTGATGACATTCATCGCAGCTTTTAATACTGAGACccattttctccttctttttaaCAAAGATGAGAGAGGCAATATCTTTCGCTTCCATGTGACTAAAGACAGGCCGCAACATTAGTGGTGACCTGGGGCTACTACAAACTGATactgggccaccaaatttctaAAAAGATTACTTTTAGTGGCCATCGGAGAAAAAAGTTGGTGTCATGCCCTGATATAGGCTAATAgctgcaagggggggggggggaggatttcATTAAAAACTAACTTAAAGTTTGACAGATAGCACTGGTCATTATCGAAAtcagattctttttttaaacataatgCATCTACAGTGACCATGAACACAGTACAGCCATGATCCCCAAAATATCTGGCAATATTATGCaataatgcaaaaatatttttgggGAATGGGTAGGTGTTATCAAAGACTTCTCCTGAATTGCTTTTTACCACAAGATCTCTTGGTGGGGCTTCCAGGAAATATGTAAGTAATTACCAGTAATCATGAACATGAtcacgatgataatgatattgatgatgatgatgatgatgatgatggtggtgatgatgatgatgatgatggtgatggtgatgatgatgatgatgatggtgatgatgatgtttacCAACCCTCTGTTCTCCCACTGTCTTTAGGGTAAAAGCCTTGGATACTGTGCTTACTAATgtaatcttcttttctttaaattcatgtgaagcaattttggggtcttttagtttgtgtttgttttttataattatgtgtCTCATCACTTCCTACAGCTACACAAAGTCTTCTGGTGTGACCCATTcttcaccatggtaacagtgcaTAATGTAACCTGGCCACAAAATAGCAAACTGGTCACACGATGGCACAGACAAGTCAGTCGCTTTATACGGCAACC of the Diadema setosum chromosome 16, eeDiaSeto1, whole genome shotgun sequence genome contains:
- the LOC140239832 gene encoding LOW QUALITY PROTEIN: uncharacterized protein (The sequence of the model RefSeq protein was modified relative to this genomic sequence to represent the inferred CDS: substituted 1 base at 1 genomic stop codon), whose amino-acid sequence is MDLQQTVQDLAEAWVAANTDTSFSRTQHLQVYGNTAPEEAEEGTEPSTSSEGDFNPAVATPSSPPHGPPGGDSNLTSSHSRKRKQSSPQQRREGAESVSPPPLSATASGKGDPPPMKRLALKDTDGKKLPVHCVVELLDTLPGLPSEDGEGKQKEEEEKKEGYAIVPSSLQLRDLVRVALSKLDYPPEKARNATGVIQVRNWKPLPFSSITDNQQSSVGQLFGDLLSHITLKISILSSGRTEGWXTSSSPSSSSSSPSVNDTATPKHSAPTGRSSSASINSLLRRGLDLPFGMMARRMKTGDGRSAGRAHPAHELRVKLLQILEKRGPTLLVSHGCPFSQVTVSQILQGKYTKQLTIEKIQAFYQWYNIYNGLTDNTMLPADKVDSATLPRISSRHWRRPRTLFNPRTELPRLLRWYRQNPRPSRAEMEVYLAELNSSDFRQNGTPLQYSSIMIWFKNARVKYRHLLRSSAIAQMHEDMTYASMRSPEELVVDEDKERDDEKEEEMVVEKEDEDEEDEEEVEEREKERERGPPTKGPSRNASKSPARSPARSPAKSPVRPLQLKQEPIVEAEDSERSESRVEAAVPKPVILPSLLHMQAKPHLQPVSIVSNGLIVPSRLPNGYQQPEAALQVPDLRKIASGFGISLTPEMAAAAHGLPVNAIAHSQYLQAVELMQKDCPTGRIDYHNGALSVPKPTPLSLTTSSASQHRTSTPQSHKSQSESSPKQAKSPQTTTSQTPTARIPRKRFTIDPTFEVPKLQSWFAIDPRPDRQTIERYVQELNSSEWRRHQPKYNNRVVYVWFKNARAKYSKMQSIATDPETERRRSELIRMHHEAQMS